A window of Candidatus Palauibacter soopunensis contains these coding sequences:
- the gcvP gene encoding aminomethyl-transferring glycine dehydrogenase yields the protein MEPFAEFARRHIGLAPSDVESMLEVIGVTSLGELVEETVPEPIRLGRDLDLPEAITERRLLDRAAELAGLNRPFRSYLGLGYHGTLTPGVILRNILENPGWYTQYTPYQAEISQGRLEALLNFQTMVIDLTGLPIANASLLDEGTAAAEAMLMLWGSKGSEDRNVFLVSEACHPQTVAVVRGRARPLGIQVRLFQHGDIAAHDPDDAFGALLQYPTTEGAVVDYRGLCDALHEHGAGVVVAADLLALALLVPPGEFGADIAVGNSQRFGVPMGYGGPHAAYLAATDAFKRKLPGRIIGVSVDADGNPALRMALQTREQHIRREKATSNICTAQVLLAIMAGMYAVYHGPEGIRAIATRVRKLTWTLARGLERLGHTIVHEQFFDTLQVIPSGFTSADILARARERGINLRDFEDGTVGVALDETVRGEDLDDLFAVFGGGDGPELSAGDVAADIPEPVYPAELARASGYLEHPVFNRYHSETEMLRYIHRLETRDLSLNTSMIPLGSCTMKLNATSEMIPVTWPEFGSLHPFAPVDQAEGYRRLFDELERWLCEMSGLPACSLQPNSGAQGEYTGLLVIAARHEDRGEGHRDVCLIPSSAHGTNPASAVMAGMKVVVVRCDENGNIDVEDLRAKAEKHADRLAATMITYPSTHGVFESAIREVTDIVHEHGGLVYLDGANLNAQVGLCRPGDYGADVIHINLHKTFAIPHGGGGPGMGPICVTDELAPYLPGHPLVDVGGEAAIPPVSAAPWGSASILLISWAYVAMLGRDGVRAATEAAVLNANYMASLLSEHFDVLYRGERGRVAHEFILDLRPLRRGTGVTDEDVAKRLMDYGFHAPTMSFPVAGTIMIEPTESESKRELDRLVDALISIRGEIRRIAEGTLDAKDNPLKHAPHTAEMVTADEWDHAYTRREAAWPAPSTREWKFWPPVRRVNNAYGDRNLVCACPPIESYEAEPADTAV from the coding sequence ATGGAGCCGTTCGCCGAGTTCGCCCGGCGCCACATAGGACTGGCGCCCTCGGACGTGGAGTCGATGCTGGAGGTGATCGGCGTGACGAGCCTCGGCGAACTCGTCGAGGAGACCGTTCCCGAACCGATCCGCCTGGGTCGCGACCTCGACCTGCCCGAAGCGATCACGGAGAGAAGGCTCCTCGATCGCGCGGCGGAACTCGCGGGTCTCAACCGTCCGTTCCGCTCCTATCTCGGTCTGGGGTATCACGGGACGCTGACACCCGGCGTCATCCTCCGGAACATCTTGGAGAACCCAGGGTGGTATACACAGTATACACCCTATCAGGCCGAGATCTCGCAGGGGCGCCTCGAGGCCCTGCTCAACTTCCAGACGATGGTCATCGACCTCACGGGGCTTCCGATCGCGAATGCCTCGCTGCTGGACGAGGGAACCGCCGCGGCGGAGGCGATGCTCATGCTCTGGGGCAGCAAGGGGAGCGAAGACCGGAACGTCTTTCTCGTGTCCGAGGCCTGTCACCCCCAGACCGTCGCCGTCGTCCGCGGCCGCGCACGGCCGCTCGGAATCCAGGTCCGGCTCTTCCAGCACGGCGACATCGCCGCCCATGATCCGGACGACGCCTTCGGCGCGCTTCTGCAGTACCCGACGACGGAAGGCGCGGTCGTCGACTATCGGGGTCTCTGCGACGCGCTTCACGAGCACGGCGCCGGGGTCGTCGTCGCGGCCGATCTTCTCGCCCTGGCGCTGCTCGTGCCGCCGGGCGAGTTCGGCGCGGACATCGCCGTCGGCAACTCTCAGCGGTTCGGCGTACCGATGGGTTACGGCGGGCCGCACGCCGCCTACCTCGCGGCCACGGATGCGTTCAAGCGCAAGCTGCCTGGCCGGATCATCGGAGTCTCGGTCGACGCGGACGGGAACCCGGCGCTCCGGATGGCCCTGCAGACCCGCGAGCAGCACATTCGGCGAGAGAAGGCGACCTCGAACATCTGCACCGCACAGGTGCTGCTCGCGATCATGGCCGGGATGTACGCCGTGTATCACGGCCCGGAGGGCATCCGGGCCATCGCGACCCGCGTCCGAAAATTGACGTGGACCCTCGCTCGCGGACTTGAGCGGCTCGGGCACACGATCGTTCACGAGCAGTTCTTCGACACCCTGCAGGTCATACCCTCCGGCTTCACTTCCGCCGACATCCTCGCCAGGGCGCGCGAACGCGGCATCAACCTGCGGGATTTCGAGGACGGGACCGTCGGGGTCGCACTCGATGAGACGGTGCGGGGCGAGGATCTGGACGACCTGTTCGCGGTCTTCGGGGGAGGGGACGGCCCGGAGCTCAGCGCCGGAGACGTCGCGGCGGACATTCCCGAACCCGTCTATCCCGCGGAACTCGCCCGCGCCTCGGGCTACCTCGAGCACCCGGTCTTCAACCGGTACCATTCCGAGACCGAGATGCTGCGGTACATCCATCGGCTCGAAACCCGGGACCTGTCGCTGAACACGAGCATGATCCCGCTCGGATCCTGCACGATGAAGCTCAACGCGACATCGGAGATGATCCCCGTCACCTGGCCGGAATTCGGGTCTCTTCACCCGTTCGCTCCCGTGGACCAGGCCGAGGGATATCGGCGCCTGTTCGACGAACTGGAACGGTGGCTCTGCGAGATGAGCGGCCTCCCCGCCTGCTCGCTGCAACCGAACTCGGGGGCGCAGGGCGAGTACACCGGCCTGCTCGTGATCGCGGCCCGTCACGAGGACCGGGGCGAAGGACACCGGGACGTGTGCCTCATCCCATCGTCGGCGCACGGAACGAACCCCGCGAGCGCGGTGATGGCCGGGATGAAGGTCGTGGTCGTCCGCTGCGACGAGAACGGGAACATCGATGTCGAGGATCTGCGCGCCAAGGCGGAGAAACATGCCGACCGGCTCGCGGCGACGATGATCACGTATCCGTCCACGCACGGCGTGTTCGAGTCGGCGATCCGGGAGGTGACGGACATCGTCCATGAGCACGGCGGACTCGTATACCTGGATGGCGCCAACCTCAACGCGCAGGTCGGCCTCTGCCGGCCGGGCGACTACGGTGCCGACGTCATCCACATCAACCTCCACAAGACGTTCGCCATCCCGCACGGCGGCGGGGGCCCGGGAATGGGTCCGATCTGCGTGACCGACGAACTTGCGCCGTACCTGCCGGGACACCCGCTCGTCGATGTCGGCGGCGAAGCCGCGATCCCGCCGGTTTCCGCGGCGCCGTGGGGGAGCGCTTCGATTTTGCTCATCTCGTGGGCCTACGTCGCGATGCTCGGCCGGGACGGCGTACGAGCCGCGACCGAGGCGGCCGTTCTCAACGCGAACTACATGGCCAGTCTTCTCAGCGAGCACTTCGATGTTCTCTACCGCGGCGAGCGCGGGCGGGTCGCGCACGAGTTCATCCTCGACCTGCGTCCGCTCAGGCGCGGGACGGGCGTCACGGACGAGGACGTTGCGAAGCGACTCATGGACTACGGATTCCACGCGCCCACGATGTCCTTCCCGGTCGCGGGCACGATCATGATCGAGCCCACGGAGAGCGAGTCGAAGCGGGAACTGGACCGGCTCGTCGACGCGCTGATCTCGATTCGCGGTGAAATTCGGAGGATCGCGGAAGGGACGCTGGATGCGAAAGACAATCCGCTGAAGCACGCGCCCCACACCGCGGAGATGGTCACGGCCGATGAATGGGACCACGCCTACACGCGGCGGGAAGCGGCCTGGCCGGCGCCGTCGACCCGGGAGTGGAAGTTCTGGCCCCCCGTGCGCCGCGTGAACAACGCGTACGGAGACCGGAACCTCGTCTGCGCGTGTCCGCCGATCGAGAGCTACGAAGCCGAGCCCGCCGACACGGCGGTATAG
- a CDS encoding metal-dependent hydrolase, with product MARLVFHGQSCYEIETADGTRILIDPFLTGNPVADVGPEHFTDRLDYLLLTHGHGDHIADTWDILEATNAKLIATYEIVSYAGEVQGHGNAHAMHIGGAHEFPFGRVKLTVAIHGGKIDAPGAEAYTTTPAGILLTVDGTRVYHAGDTALTRDMELLNGEVDVALVPIGDNFTMGPEDAARAIKMIEPRIAVPNHYGTWELIDVDPARFVDAVGDTADVVILKPGEALEL from the coding sequence ATGGCACGACTCGTCTTTCACGGCCAGAGCTGCTACGAGATCGAGACCGCGGACGGAACGCGGATCCTCATCGACCCGTTTCTGACCGGGAACCCGGTGGCGGACGTCGGACCGGAGCACTTCACCGACCGCCTCGACTATCTCCTCCTCACGCACGGGCACGGCGACCACATCGCGGACACCTGGGACATCCTCGAGGCGACGAACGCGAAACTCATCGCCACGTATGAGATCGTGTCGTACGCCGGGGAAGTGCAGGGCCACGGGAACGCCCACGCCATGCACATCGGCGGTGCCCACGAGTTTCCCTTCGGGCGCGTCAAGCTCACCGTGGCGATCCACGGCGGGAAGATCGACGCGCCGGGCGCGGAGGCCTACACGACGACGCCCGCCGGCATCCTCCTCACCGTGGACGGCACCCGCGTCTACCACGCCGGAGATACCGCGCTCACGCGCGACATGGAGCTTCTGAACGGAGAAGTGGATGTCGCGCTGGTGCCGATCGGCGACAACTTCACGATGGGTCCGGAGGACGCCGCGCGCGCGATAAAGATGATCGAACCCCGCATCGCCGTTCCGAACCACTACGGCACATGGGAGTTGATCGATGTCGATCCGGCCCGCTTCGTGGACGCCGTGGGCGACACCGCCGATGTCGTGATCCTCAAGCCCGGAGAGGCCCTGGAGTTGTGA
- a CDS encoding MotA/TolQ/ExbB proton channel family protein, with product MIASTLWLQESQLRLGEGQSLNLVEIWDAGGWMMWPLGIALAIGVLIILWKLVDLQLKGGKNKKVLQEADEQIAGGHLDEALEVCTESGAPAGNVLSAGLSRYNEGTDRATQAVENAGAIEVAGLEKGLVWLATLSNVAPLLGFLGTVIGMIMAFQAIEIAGEVEATLVAGGIKVALITTATGLTIAIPINIFHNYFVTKIDRLVIDMEESAQRLIDALHERAAG from the coding sequence TTGATCGCGTCCACACTCTGGTTGCAGGAGTCACAACTGAGGTTGGGGGAAGGGCAGTCGCTCAACCTCGTGGAGATCTGGGATGCCGGGGGATGGATGATGTGGCCGCTCGGGATCGCGCTGGCCATCGGGGTTCTCATCATCCTCTGGAAGCTCGTCGACCTGCAGTTGAAGGGCGGCAAGAACAAGAAAGTCCTCCAGGAAGCGGACGAACAGATCGCCGGCGGCCACCTCGATGAGGCGCTCGAAGTCTGCACCGAATCCGGCGCTCCGGCGGGGAACGTCCTCAGCGCCGGGCTCTCGCGGTACAACGAGGGGACCGACCGCGCGACGCAGGCCGTGGAGAACGCCGGCGCCATCGAAGTCGCGGGTCTCGAGAAGGGCCTCGTATGGCTGGCGACGCTGTCGAACGTCGCTCCCCTCCTCGGCTTCCTCGGGACCGTGATCGGGATGATCATGGCCTTCCAGGCCATCGAGATCGCGGGCGAAGTCGAAGCCACGCTGGTTGCGGGCGGGATCAAGGTCGCGCTCATCACGACCGCCACCGGTCTCACGATCGCGATTCCGATCAACATCTTCCACAACTACTTCGTGACGAAGATCGATCGCCTCGTCATCGACATGGAAGAGAGTGCCCAGCGTCTCATCGACGCGCTGCACGAGCGCGCGGCCGGCTAG
- a CDS encoding transglycosylase SLT domain-containing protein translates to MHLQRRIRRLVRIHWVRGPWLGSLLTLVVASALGAQAGNASRPSDPGQVAATSAGSDVLERARRLLDAGMPVSASALLAPALATGEVQGDEAVLLAAQAFADQRAWASVLGLLSERESSTPAARSQATLLRARAYAGLDSLTRSAAHYRAYLDAVDGTPPLRARVEFAHVSYRRYQWFEARDQYALAEREHPELAPWLRLSRLYALAEAEDRDAFALADSIVREARVPADSALLPAARLAFRLEDPGRGAALASRAGRGVRNVLAARHLGPHYLAIGDSASAASAFADAIARGLQTPETGPALLALTRSWRTLRDVGRSDTRAGRHSRGAGYLSEALELAPAAERPGIAESLASTYMALGAPGRAAETLAPWTRDPASVTAPRASLWMLAASIYRALGRHGDAEEAHETAARGSGDVAARAAYLLADLEHDDGRPDIAAEGFERSYRAFPEASYGSRSLERLALLAYHEGRYPEARALLAEYRERYPEGGWAQGAIYWSGKVAEALDDTQAANEFYARALRYNPLDYYAILAEPRTGADRLAAVGLREEEPLPGLDPIHATALRRMNVLREAGWPERARREYRRASERGPSTYGAILAFAHALNAAEWTREGIREGWRAQAIRGRWTRPLLEAIYPLPFREALVAAAERNGLSPHFVAGLSRRESMFDPEIRSVANAIGLMQLLPETARNISSRAGLTGYRRHQLTVPEVNLMLGTRYLSEVLGRFDGFDIAGMISYNAGPHRYARWRDFPEFSDEEKLVERIPYRETREYVRAVTELAEIYRFLYPDLGLSKP, encoded by the coding sequence GTGCATCTTCAACGGCGAATCCGGCGCCTTGTGCGCATCCATTGGGTACGCGGTCCCTGGCTGGGGTCGCTGCTGACGCTCGTCGTGGCGTCCGCTCTCGGCGCGCAGGCCGGGAACGCGTCACGCCCGTCCGATCCCGGCCAGGTCGCGGCCACGTCGGCGGGCTCCGATGTGCTGGAGCGGGCGCGGCGCCTTCTCGATGCCGGGATGCCGGTTTCGGCATCGGCTCTGCTGGCGCCCGCACTCGCCACCGGCGAGGTGCAGGGGGACGAGGCCGTGCTGCTGGCCGCCCAGGCGTTCGCGGATCAGCGGGCGTGGGCTTCCGTGCTGGGTCTGCTCTCGGAGCGCGAAAGCTCGACCCCGGCCGCGCGCTCGCAGGCCACGCTCCTCCGGGCACGGGCGTACGCCGGGCTCGACAGCCTGACCCGATCCGCGGCGCACTACCGCGCGTATCTGGACGCGGTCGACGGGACACCGCCGCTACGCGCGCGAGTGGAGTTCGCCCACGTGTCCTACCGGCGGTACCAGTGGTTCGAAGCGCGGGACCAGTACGCACTTGCGGAGCGGGAACACCCGGAGCTGGCTCCATGGTTGCGGCTTTCGCGCCTCTACGCCCTGGCGGAGGCCGAGGACCGGGACGCCTTCGCCCTCGCCGACTCGATCGTGCGCGAGGCCCGCGTTCCGGCGGACTCCGCGCTCCTCCCGGCGGCGCGCCTGGCCTTCAGGCTCGAAGATCCCGGCCGCGGGGCCGCGCTCGCGAGCCGCGCCGGCAGGGGCGTGCGGAACGTACTCGCCGCCCGGCACCTCGGACCGCACTACCTGGCGATCGGCGACTCCGCCTCGGCCGCGTCAGCCTTCGCGGACGCGATCGCGAGAGGCCTCCAGACGCCGGAGACGGGACCTGCGCTCCTCGCACTCACGCGATCCTGGCGCACGTTGCGCGACGTCGGGCGCTCCGACACGCGCGCCGGCCGTCACTCCCGCGGCGCCGGCTACCTCTCGGAAGCGCTCGAACTCGCACCCGCGGCGGAACGCCCCGGCATCGCCGAGTCGCTCGCATCGACGTACATGGCGCTGGGCGCTCCCGGGCGTGCGGCGGAGACGCTGGCCCCGTGGACCCGGGATCCCGCTTCCGTCACCGCGCCACGGGCGTCGCTGTGGATGCTCGCCGCCAGCATCTACCGTGCGCTCGGCCGCCACGGCGACGCCGAGGAGGCTCACGAGACGGCCGCCCGCGGCTCGGGGGATGTCGCCGCCCGCGCCGCCTATCTGCTCGCGGACCTCGAGCACGACGACGGCCGCCCGGACATCGCGGCGGAGGGCTTTGAACGCTCCTACCGCGCGTTCCCGGAAGCGAGCTACGGATCGCGGTCGCTGGAACGGCTCGCTCTCCTCGCGTACCACGAGGGCCGTTACCCGGAGGCGCGGGCGCTCCTGGCCGAATACCGCGAACGCTACCCGGAGGGCGGGTGGGCTCAGGGAGCGATCTACTGGAGCGGCAAGGTGGCGGAGGCGCTGGACGACACCCAGGCCGCGAACGAGTTCTACGCCCGCGCCCTGCGGTACAACCCGCTGGACTACTACGCCATCCTCGCGGAGCCCCGCACCGGCGCGGACCGTCTGGCGGCGGTCGGGCTGCGGGAAGAAGAGCCGCTGCCCGGCCTCGACCCCATCCATGCGACCGCGCTCCGGCGCATGAACGTGCTGCGAGAGGCGGGGTGGCCCGAGCGGGCGCGCCGGGAATACCGCCGGGCCAGCGAGCGCGGACCGTCGACTTACGGGGCGATCCTCGCGTTCGCGCACGCCCTGAACGCGGCGGAATGGACGAGGGAAGGGATTCGCGAGGGGTGGCGCGCGCAGGCGATTCGCGGCCGCTGGACTCGGCCGCTTCTCGAAGCGATCTATCCGCTGCCCTTTCGAGAGGCTCTCGTCGCCGCCGCCGAGCGAAATGGACTTTCGCCGCACTTCGTCGCCGGACTCTCGCGTCGCGAGTCGATGTTCGACCCGGAGATCCGTTCCGTCGCCAATGCCATCGGTCTCATGCAGCTCCTGCCGGAGACCGCCCGCAACATCTCCTCGCGCGCCGGGCTCACAGGCTACCGCCGTCACCAGCTCACGGTCCCGGAGGTCAACCTGATGCTCGGGACCCGGTATCTGTCGGAAGTGCTCGGACGCTTCGACGGCTTCGATATCGCGGGGATGATCTCCTACAACGCCGGCCCCCATCGCTACGCGCGCTGGCGCGACTTTCCCGAGTTCTCGGATGAGGAAAAGCTGGTCGAGCGGATCCCCTATCGGGAGACGCGGGAGTACGTTCGGGCGGTCACGGAACTGGCCGAAATCTATCGCTTCCTGTACCCGGACCTGGGCCTCTCGAAGCCCTGA
- a CDS encoding cold-shock protein has product MPSGTVKWFNDSKGYGFIEQPDGGDDVFVHYSSIDMDGYKTLAEGMEVDYEFTQGEKGLHATRVVRTA; this is encoded by the coding sequence ATGCCATCAGGTACGGTCAAGTGGTTCAACGACTCCAAGGGGTACGGTTTCATCGAGCAGCCCGACGGCGGCGATGACGTCTTCGTCCACTATTCGTCCATCGACATGGACGGGTACAAGACGCTCGCCGAAGGGATGGAAGTGGACTACGAGTTCACGCAGGGCGAGAAGGGCCTGCACGCGACCCGCGTCGTGCGCACCGCCTGA
- the polA gene encoding DNA polymerase I → MVKPARAARPSLFLLDGYALIYRAFFAMINRPLTTSSGENTSAPYGIARFLMRLIADHAPDYLGVAFDAGDSFRTDIYPEYKATREKMPDELRASLPRCREVFDAFRVPVIEAEGWEADDVIGTLAQKAADRGLRTVIVSGDKDFHQLVDDRTALLNPGRGGPAGVEQVWVTQDNAEERFGVPPERVTDFLALLGDSSDNVPGVPGIGKKTAPALIRQFGDLESILSRADEITAARARNALLKHADDARRSRQLVTIRTDAPVNLDLESLRSRPMDAGKAASVFRDLEFHNLLRELEAPATEAERFAPEVDVVTDTDRLSVLLAECSEAPRIGLFVAGSSDDPLGADLVGLALAASEARAFYLPLGHRAPEVQHDAAGNPTLAFDAGEPVGLPGMTSSDMRGLRELLASDTPKLGHDLKYAAQLLRRHGVELGGLDGGVAFDTQISSYCLDPARRERALSTLGPDRLGVALETGDAITGTGRNRVPLASVEPERVADWAGPRAALLHRLAKVDEADLVRTGMGRLFREVEMPLVAVLASMERAGIAIDLDFFGDLRTRLRRDLDAVRSEIHKIAGAEVNLRSVPQMRALLFDQLALPVLKKTKTGPSTDESVLEQLAAMGHELPRLILEHRELDKLDGTYVSVLPRLIDRRGRIHTRFNQTVAATGRLSSSDPNLQNIPIRRALGREIRKGFIAAPGHLFVGADYSQIELRVMAHLSGDEAFVEAFRAERDIHRETAARIFGVEPDDVTPTMREQAKTINFATIYGQGPFALAQQLGISRAQASEFIDGYFERFAGVAAYLEEMKELARDRNYVETLFGRRRYIPEIRSRNPGIRGYGERTATNSPIQGSAADLIKVSMIRLHERLAGTEARMLLQVHDELLIEAPESDVEAIGRIVREEMEGAIELTVPLRVDLGIGRSWYDCKFGKGS, encoded by the coding sequence ATGGTGAAGCCCGCACGGGCGGCCCGTCCGTCGCTCTTCCTGCTCGACGGCTACGCGCTCATCTACCGCGCGTTCTTCGCCATGATCAACCGGCCGCTCACCACCTCCAGCGGCGAGAACACGTCGGCCCCCTACGGCATCGCCCGCTTCCTCATGCGGCTGATCGCCGATCACGCACCCGATTATCTCGGCGTCGCGTTCGATGCCGGCGACAGCTTCCGCACCGACATCTACCCGGAGTACAAGGCCACCCGAGAGAAGATGCCCGATGAACTTCGTGCATCCCTCCCCAGGTGCCGGGAGGTCTTCGACGCCTTCCGGGTGCCCGTCATAGAGGCGGAAGGGTGGGAGGCGGACGACGTGATCGGGACGCTCGCGCAGAAGGCCGCGGACCGCGGTCTGCGCACCGTCATCGTCTCCGGAGACAAGGACTTCCACCAGCTTGTAGACGACCGCACGGCGCTGCTCAATCCGGGCCGCGGCGGACCCGCCGGAGTGGAACAGGTGTGGGTGACGCAGGACAACGCCGAGGAACGGTTCGGCGTGCCGCCAGAGCGCGTGACGGACTTCCTGGCACTGCTCGGCGACTCGTCCGACAACGTCCCCGGGGTACCCGGCATCGGGAAGAAGACCGCGCCCGCCCTGATCCGGCAGTTCGGCGACCTGGAGTCCATCCTCTCGCGAGCGGACGAGATCACGGCGGCCCGGGCCCGAAACGCGCTTCTCAAGCATGCGGATGACGCTCGGCGCTCCAGGCAACTGGTGACGATCCGCACCGATGCGCCCGTGAACCTAGACCTCGAAAGCCTCCGGTCACGGCCAATGGACGCCGGGAAGGCGGCATCCGTCTTCCGCGACCTGGAGTTCCACAACCTGCTGAGGGAACTGGAGGCTCCGGCGACCGAGGCGGAGCGCTTCGCCCCCGAGGTGGACGTCGTGACCGACACGGACCGGCTGAGCGTTCTGCTTGCCGAGTGCTCGGAAGCTCCGCGCATCGGACTCTTCGTCGCGGGCAGCTCCGACGACCCGCTCGGCGCCGACCTCGTCGGCCTGGCGCTAGCCGCCTCCGAGGCCCGCGCCTTCTACCTGCCCCTCGGGCACCGCGCCCCGGAAGTCCAGCACGATGCGGCGGGAAACCCGACCCTCGCCTTCGATGCGGGCGAGCCGGTCGGCCTGCCGGGGATGACGTCATCCGACATGCGAGGCCTGCGGGAACTGCTGGCCTCGGATACGCCGAAACTCGGACACGATCTCAAGTACGCCGCCCAGCTCCTGCGCCGGCACGGCGTCGAGTTGGGCGGTCTCGACGGCGGCGTCGCGTTCGACACGCAGATCTCCTCCTATTGCCTCGACCCGGCCCGCCGCGAGCGCGCCCTCTCTACTCTCGGCCCCGATCGCCTGGGCGTCGCGCTCGAGACGGGCGACGCCATCACGGGCACCGGGCGGAACCGTGTCCCCCTGGCATCGGTCGAGCCCGAGCGCGTGGCCGACTGGGCCGGCCCCCGCGCCGCTCTCCTGCACCGCCTCGCGAAGGTCGACGAAGCCGATCTCGTGCGCACGGGCATGGGCCGCCTCTTCCGCGAGGTCGAGATGCCGCTCGTCGCGGTCCTCGCGAGCATGGAGCGGGCCGGCATCGCGATCGACCTCGACTTCTTCGGCGACCTGCGAACCCGTCTGCGCCGGGATCTCGACGCGGTGCGGTCGGAGATCCACAAGATCGCCGGGGCCGAGGTCAACCTCCGCTCCGTGCCGCAGATGCGGGCGCTGCTCTTCGACCAGCTTGCGCTGCCCGTCCTCAAGAAGACGAAGACCGGCCCCTCGACGGACGAGTCCGTGCTCGAGCAACTCGCGGCCATGGGCCACGAACTCCCGCGCCTCATCCTCGAACACCGGGAACTCGACAAGCTGGACGGCACGTACGTGAGCGTGCTCCCCCGTCTCATCGATCGACGGGGACGCATTCACACCCGCTTCAACCAGACCGTCGCCGCGACGGGCCGACTCTCGTCCTCGGACCCCAACCTGCAGAACATCCCGATCCGGCGGGCGCTGGGGCGCGAGATCCGGAAGGGGTTCATCGCCGCCCCCGGCCACCTGTTCGTGGGGGCCGACTACTCGCAGATCGAGCTGCGGGTCATGGCCCATCTCTCCGGGGACGAGGCGTTCGTGGAAGCGTTCCGGGCGGAGCGCGACATCCACCGGGAGACGGCGGCCCGGATCTTCGGGGTCGAGCCGGATGACGTAACGCCGACCATGCGCGAGCAGGCGAAGACGATCAACTTCGCGACCATCTACGGCCAGGGCCCGTTCGCGCTCGCCCAGCAGCTCGGGATCTCACGGGCGCAGGCGAGCGAGTTCATCGACGGATACTTCGAGAGGTTCGCGGGCGTCGCGGCCTACCTCGAGGAGATGAAGGAACTGGCGCGGGACCGGAACTACGTCGAGACGCTGTTCGGACGTCGGCGGTACATCCCCGAGATCCGGTCCAGGAACCCCGGGATTCGCGGCTACGGCGAACGCACGGCGACGAACTCCCCCATCCAGGGATCCGCGGCGGACCTCATCAAGGTGTCGATGATCCGGCTGCACGAGCGCCTCGCGGGAACCGAGGCCCGCATGCTGCTGCAGGTGCACGACGAGTTGCTCATCGAGGCCCCGGAGTCCGATGTTGAAGCCATCGGCCGGATCGTGCGCGAGGAGATGGAGGGAGCCATCGAGCTGACGGTCCCCCTGCGCGTCGATCTCGGGATCGGCCGCAGCTGGTACGACTGCAAATTCGGGAAGGGATCGTGA
- a CDS encoding serine hydrolase domain-containing protein has translation MNAARTALIAWTSSALACAPPPTPDSSVLEGVAAGSPEALVESALMPAVTVRGEPVARSSLADRMAELGVPGVSVAVLVDGEIAWARGYGLADVESGRSVTPNTLFQAASISKPVAALAALRLVESGRADLDGDVNAYLTSWRVPDNAFTVQAPVTLRGLLTHRAGLTVWGFPGYGPDEEAPDGPGVLDGHGNTDPVRVYKVPGESWRYSGGGYTVMQQLVADVHGKPFATVMREEVLDPIGMLRSTYEQPIPPERRDDIATGYRPNGDRVPSGWHTYPEQAAAGLWTTPSELALYAREMQRAWKGESTRVLGEALAREMLTPDADDWGLGPAISEDGERFRHGGSNQGFRCTFAAYIDGDDGVFVMTNSDSGSELASEIAITVAHAYGWSGPRAEERVPGEEGTERE, from the coding sequence GTGAACGCAGCCCGGACCGCCCTCATCGCCTGGACCTCGTCCGCGCTCGCCTGCGCGCCGCCCCCCACGCCGGACAGTTCCGTGCTGGAGGGGGTCGCGGCCGGATCCCCCGAGGCGCTCGTCGAGTCGGCGCTGATGCCGGCCGTCACGGTTCGCGGCGAGCCCGTCGCGCGATCCTCGCTCGCCGACCGTATGGCCGAACTCGGCGTGCCCGGCGTCAGCGTCGCCGTCCTGGTCGACGGCGAGATCGCCTGGGCCCGCGGCTACGGACTCGCCGACGTCGAATCGGGTCGGTCCGTGACGCCGAACACGCTCTTCCAGGCGGCCTCGATCTCCAAACCCGTGGCCGCGCTCGCCGCCCTGCGGCTCGTCGAATCGGGCCGCGCCGACCTCGATGGCGACGTCAACGCCTATCTCACGAGTTGGCGGGTGCCGGACAACGCGTTCACGGTACAGGCGCCCGTCACCCTGCGCGGGCTCCTCACGCACCGGGCCGGCCTCACCGTGTGGGGCTTCCCCGGGTACGGCCCGGACGAGGAGGCGCCGGACGGGCCGGGCGTCCTCGACGGTCACGGCAACACGGACCCCGTGCGGGTCTACAAGGTGCCGGGCGAAAGCTGGCGCTACTCGGGCGGTGGATACACCGTGATGCAGCAGCTCGTGGCGGACGTCCACGGCAAACCGTTCGCCACGGTCATGCGCGAGGAGGTGCTCGACCCGATCGGCATGTTACGCTCGACGTACGAGCAGCCGATCCCTCCCGAGCGCCGGGACGACATCGCGACGGGCTACCGGCCGAACGGCGACCGCGTCCCCAGCGGGTGGCACACCTATCCCGAACAGGCGGCCGCCGGGCTGTGGACGACGCCGAGCGAACTCGCGCTTTACGCCCGGGAGATGCAGCGTGCCTGGAAGGGCGAGTCGACCCGCGTGCTGGGCGAAGCGCTCGCACGAGAGATGCTGACGCCCGACGCGGACGACTGGGGCTTGGGCCCGGCGATCTCGGAGGACGGCGAACGCTTTCGGCACGGCGGCTCGAACCAGGGTTTCCGCTGCACGTTCGCTGCGTATATCGATGGCGATGACGGCGTCTTCGTGATGACGAACTCCGACTCGGGGAGCGAGCTCGCGTCCGAGATCGCGATCACGGTGGCGCACGCGTACGGCTGGTCCGGACCCCGCGCCGAAGAGAGGGTGCCGGGCGAGGAAGGCACAGAAAGGGAGTAG